GTTTAAATGTTTTGCTATTCTTAAATTAAGTCTGCTTAAATTTGTTGGATGCCTGACTCAGCATCAGCTTAATACGGCTAATCTGATTAACCTCACTGGCTCCGGCATCATAGTCTACGGCCACGATATTGGCCTGGGGATAAAGATGGCGGATTACTTTTAATACGCCTTTGCCGGCTACATGACTGGGAAGGCAGCCAAAAGGCTGAACACAGATAATATTATTGACACCCTGGTCAAGGAGTTCGCAGATTTCACCGCTTAAAAACCAGCCTTCTCCAGTATGGTTGCCTACAGAGATAATCGGTTCGGCAAAATCGATCAGTTTTGAGATGGGTGTTGGCGGGATAAATCGCTGGCTGGAAAATAGCGCATCACTTGCCGGTTTTCGCAAGAATTCCAGGATTTTGATTGATGCTTTTCCTAAATGGGACAGAACCTTTTCTTTGCCCAAATATCGGGCGTTAAAAACATAGTCGTAACAGCAGTAAGAAAAGAAGTTAAAAATTCCGGGAACCTCTACTTCAACTCCGTCTGCTTCCAGTAAATTGACCAGATGATTATTGGCAGTTGGCAGATATTTGACATAAATCTCGCCGACAATTCCCACCCGTGGTTTTCTGACTGTTTGCCTCAGTGCGAGGACTTCAAAATCGGCAACCATTTCGTTGATATTTTGCTTGTAATCCTTCCAGGGTGTTTTGCTTTCAAGGGTTTTTATACATCGATCCCGCCATTTTTGATAAAGATTATTGGCTGAACCGGCTTCCAGTTCGTATGGTCTGGTTCGTAAAAGGAGATGGCTAAGGACATCACCATAGATTAGCCCCTGGAGTCCGTTAAATAAAAGCTTTGGTGAGACACTAAAGCCGGGGTTTTTTTCCAGGCCGACAGGATTTAAGGAGATGACAGGAATATGGGAAAAGCCTGCTTTATCCAGAGCACGGCGAATAAAACCGATATAATTGGATGCCCGGCATCCCCCACCAGTTTGCATCATCATTACCGCTATTTGACTCAGATCATACTGACCGGATAAAAGAGCAGACATCATCTGGCCCACGACGATTATGGAAGGAAAGCAGGCGTCGTTATTGACATATTGCAGGCCAAGAGTGATGACTTCCGGACCAAAATCTTGCAGAAATTCGAATTTATAACCACAGGATTTAAAAACTGGGGTTAAAAAATCGAAATGAATCGGAGACATTTGCGGAGCAAGAATGGTATAGTTCTGCTTCATTGCTTTTGTAAAGATGACCCGCTGATGAGCAGTATTGATCCTTTGCGACGGACTTTGCCTATTTTGGTCTAGTACAGCCAGCAGTGATCGGATACGGATTCTGACTGCAGCAGTATTTTTTATCTCATCGATTTTTAAAACAGTATTTGTCTTATTGGATTTTTCCAGCATTTCAGCTACCTGATCACAAGCTACTGCGTCAAGACCACAGCCAAAAGAATTAAGCTGGACCAGCTCCAGATTGTCCTGGGTACCGACATATGCAGCAGCGGCATAGAGCCGGGAATGATACATCCATTGGTCTAAGACCAGGGTTGGCCTATCCACCCGCCCCAAATGAGAAATAGAATCCTCGGTTAAAACTGCGACCCCATACGAAGCGATCAGGTCGGGAATGCCATGATTTATTGCCGGATCAAGATGATATGGTCGGCCGGAGAGGACTATCCCTCTGCTACCGTTTATTTCTAAAAAATCCAGAGTTTCCTCCCCTTTACGTGACAGATCGGCCCGTGCTTGCAGGAGTTCCGCCCAGCCGGCATCGACAGCTGATGAAACCTCGCGTACAGGGATGTTTTTTTCGGTGGAGAAAAGCTCCAGTAATCTTTTTTTAAGGATACGCTTGCTTTCAAAAGACAGAAAAGGCTTTTCAAAGTTAATCAGATTATCGATATTGTTTGCAATATTTTCGGGATAAGAGGTGACCATAGGACAATTGTAATGATCATTGGCGTCACAAAACTCTTTTCGTTCGTAAGCCACACAGGGGTAAAATATCGTATCGATGCCCTGACTGATCAGCCATTTTACATGTCCGTGGGCCAGTTTCGCTGGGTAACAGGCTGTTTCACTGGGCATTGATTCCATTCCCAGCTCATATATTTTATGACTGGATAGCGGCGAAAGTACTACCTGATAGGAAAGTTGGGTGAAAAAAGTATGCCAGAAGGGATAGTTTTCGTACATATTTAAAACTCTGGGAATACCCACCTTTCCCCTTTGGGCCTGGTCGGTTGGAAGGGATGTATAGGAAAAAGTCCGTTTTAATTTATAATCATAAAGATTGGGGACAGTTTTAAGATGTATTCCTGTTTCATTACTTTTCTGATATTTAGGGATATGCTGAGTTTGTCCGCGTTCGCACCGATTTCCAGAGACATGCTTGCGGTCATCCGAAAAAGAGTTGATCGTCAGCAGACAGGCGTTGGCACAGCGCTTACAGCGTTCAGTAACGGTTGAGATCTTCAGCTGCTCCAGTTGTCTGGCCGATAGAAGGGTTGATTTCTCTTTACTATCCCGAGCAATTAAAGCTGCGCCCAAAGCCCCCATAATTCCCGCTTGTTGGGGCCGGATTGCTGTAAGTCCGGTAAGCATTTCAAAACTTCTGAGAACGGCATCATTTAAAAAGCTGCCGCCCTGGACGACAACCTTTTGACCCAGGTACTGGGCATCGGTTAGTTTAATGACCTTAAAGAGAGCGTTTTTTATGACCGCATAGCTTAAACCGGCGGCAATATCCGAAAGATTTGCCTCTTCCTTCTGAGCCTGTTTAACCCGGGAATTCATAAAGACGGTGCATCGGTTTCCCAGATCTACAGGATTTTGAGCCGCCATGGCCAGCTGCGAAAAATCTTCAATCGACAAATTTAGAGATGCAGCAAAGGTTTCCAGAAAAGACCCGCAGCCAGAGGAACAGGCTTCATTTAATAATATGCTGTCGATTTGCTGATCTTTAATTCGGATGAATTTCATATCCTGACCGCCGATGTCAAGTATAGCTTCTACTGATGGTTCAAAAAACTGCGCAGCCTTGTAGTGCGCAAGGGTTTCTACTTCCCCCAGATCCAGGTTAAAGGCGGCTTTTAATAAGCTTTCGCCATAGCCGGTAACACACGACTGTCTGATGACCGCAGTTTGCGGCAGCTGACGGTAGAGTTCTTTTAAGGCCTGACTAGTGGTTTGAACTGGACTTCCCTGGTTGTTATCGTAGAATGAGTAGAGCAGGCTGCCATCATCGGCAATTAAAGCTAGTTTTGTCGTGGTAGAACCAGCGTCAATTCCCAGGTAACAGTCACCTGTATAATTGCCTAGCTTTCTTTTAGTAAGAGTTGTCTGGGAATGCCTTGTTTTAAAAGCCTGAACCTGATTGTCATTTTTAAAAAGCGGTTCAAGGCGATTATTTTCAAAGGGGATTTGAATCCCGAATAAGACCTGATGCAAGATTGCGCTCAAATCATCAGGCATCTGCTCGCTGATATTTGATGCGGCACCAATTGCGGCAAAAAGGTGGGCGTGGTCGGGACTGATGATATGATTTTTCTTTAAGGCCAGGGTTCTGATAAAAGATTCTTTCAGTCCATCCAGAAAAGATAGCGGCCCACCTAAAAAAGCTACATTTCCGACAATTGGTCGGCCACAAGCTAGACCACTGATAGTCTGATTGACTACAGCCTGAAAAATAGAGGCTGAAAGATCAGACTGACTGACCCCTTCATTAATCAGGGGCTGAAGATCAGTTTTGGCAAAGACCCCACACCGGGCAGCGATGGGATAAATGGTGGTAGAATTTTTGGCAAGGATATTTAGGCCGTTGGCATCCGTTTTTAACAGTGTGGCCATCTGGTCGATAAAAGAGCCGGTACCACCGGCACAGATACCATTCATCCGCTGCTCTAAGCCATTTGTAAGGTAGATGATTTTAGCATCCTCCCCACCCAGCTCAATTGCTACATCAGTTGCAGGTGCATATTGTTTAAGAGCGGTGGTGACAGCTGCAACTTCATGAATATGTGGAATTCCAAGCGCTTTGTTAAGCGTCATGCCGCCAGAACCTGTAATTGCGGCTAAAACAGGAAGATCTCCGACCTGGCTTATTGCTTCTTGGAGCATAGTAGCTAGAGTTTCGGGGATTTGAGCAAAATGTCTTTTGTAATCAGAAAATATTATGTTAGCATCACGATTGAGAACCACAATTTTAAGGGTGGTGGAACCAATATCGATGCCCAGTCTATGAAGTTGTTCCATCTGATCTCCTAGGGCGGTTAAATTAAACTGTTTTAAAATGAGAATACATTGTTAGTGGATTATCTTGTTAAAGATTTTTCTTCGAGTATCTTGAAAATACATTATACAAATTATTGGCATGTCTTTCAAGCGATAAGATATTTGCGAAATTTACTTCAACTTTCCCACATCTTTCAGCCAGACAACAGTATCTATGATTGATTCATTCAAGGTTCGGCAGATAAAACCCAACTCAGCTTCAGCTTTTTGAGTATCGTAATTATTATTGCGCTCCAGATTATAGATGGTAAAGTGGGAAAACCATGAAGGTGTTCTGGTTAGTTTGCCATAAAGCCCCCCCAACCCGGCATAGGGTCGCAGCAGGAGAAGTGGAATATTGAAGCGGGGCCGTTTAATACCCGCTGCATCACAAATAGAGACAATTAGTTGCTTAAAAGTGTAACAACGGTTAGCCATTATGTATCCTTCCCCTTTACGTCCCTTTTGAGCACAGGCAATGACTCCGTGAGCCAAATCTCTGGCATCTACAGAATTAAAGGTTCCGCCAATAGAAATTTTAATCTTACCTTGAGCAAACATAATTACACTGCTGGTGATTAGGCCGTAGCTGTAATCATTTGGTCCGAAAATTCCGCTGGGAAAAACGATAGACGCATCAAGATTATGATTACGCACAGCCTCCATCACAATTTTTGTGGCCATTGTTTTTGTTTTGGCGTAGTAGCCAATAACCAGGTCTTCATTAAAAGAATCGACTTCGCTTATCAACTGACCATGTGGCAACTCAGGAATAACGCTGGTGGAGCTGATATAAACCAGTTTTTTAACCTTATACTTTAGACATTTTTCAACAATATTCTTTGTGCCGTCAACATTAACTGCTCTAACGTTTTCATTAGGTTTAGGGTCGAGGGTGACTAGCCCTGCGGCATGGATTACAATCAGGTCAGCTTCATTTTCGCTATAAAAAAATTGTTCCAGGGATTCAGAATCTAAGAGGTCGCCTTCGATTATTTCCACGTTTTCCGGCATTTTAGAAACGGCAGGATCACCTGGCATCACCAGAGCGTGAACCTCTTCGCAACTCTCAACCAGTGCTCTGACAATATTTCCGCCTAGAAGTCCGGTGGCTCCTGTCAGTAAAAAAATTCGCTTTTTCATTAAAACACCTCACAAAAGGACTAGAATTTGAAGTCAATGATAAATCACTTAAATAGCTCATCCGCCGGTGTATTGAGAACCCGGTACTCATAAACCGGTTCGATATCATAAACGTAGACATCGGGATGCAGTGAATTGGTTCCAGTGACTTGTTGTTCGGCTGCGGCGGTTTCCAGATCAACTACGTCATATTGTGCCCGAATCACCAGTTCACATTCTCCAGTGTTGCCATTGTAGTACTCTTTATAAATTGGCAGCTCGGTGTTGCCAGGACTTAGATAAACACGAATAAAGGTAGATTCTCCAGGTCCCAGTGACGGGATTGATAAAGTCATGGTATCATAAATTTTAAAATGTGGTTTACCTGGTGGATAATATGAAATCATTAGTGTGCCCGATGGGCTGCGCTGAGCATGTTGGTTATGCAGTTCGACATCGACAAAGGCTGGTTGATACTGGGCCTCGGTTGCTGGTTTGAGATACGATACATTAAAAGGATTAACGGTTTTCATCTCTGTCAGTCGATCAAGCTCGCTGGAGACTTCTTCCGCGATGGCATTGCGGACATCAGCAGGGATCTGCTCAACTGGTATATCCATTGATCGGGCTGTCTCCTCTAAAGCGACACGGACACAATAATCCAGCCCCTGGTCGGCCAGTTCGTCAAAATTAGGTAAAGATGGCGGCAGTCCCACCGAAACCAGACCGTAGTCAATCAGCCCTGTGACCGCTGTTTTGATATAGGACTGCATTTCTTCACCGAGGAAGGCAAAGCGGTCGGCTACGGTATTGGCAACCGTCACCTTGAGATCAGCATAGGCTTTGGACACGCCTTCGTATATTTGTGATAAAAGATCAAAGAAATCTGACCAAAATGCATCCCATCCACTTTGTGTAATGGATAGATGAAACCAGGCCCCCACGGGCAGCATTCGGTCTACAATGGCCTGATATTCCGCTCGCGTTGTGTTGGGGTATAAATACATATGCATTTCATAAGGATAAAGAAAATCACCGGTCTTGTTATTTTTGATGTAAAAACAGATTTCTTCGGCTTCAATTGGTCGGGTGACTTCAAAATATTCATCGGCATTGTCAATAGCCCATCGGGTCGGAATATAGCGCAGGAATTCAGTTGAAGGCACATAAGAATGAACTGTCACTTCTTCCGGGGGCTGGTCGTTAATATCAAAACTGCCGGCTAAATAGATGGCGTAATCTCCGGTAAAGACTATGGAAGACTCTTTGGTTGCCAGCGGAACCATAGTCCCAGGTGTTTCACCTGGCACATAACAGACTGCACGTAGATAATAGCGGATGGTGCCGTTACCCAGGATGTTTAGTTTTGGGATAATTTCAGAAAAGCTGAGTTCATAAAACTTGGTAACAGTTGTATAAGTGATTCCAGTCTTTTGGTCGCGGTAGACCAGTCCGGCTGGTTGGGTGAAATCTGTCATCGTCTGGTTATTAAAAGGTTGGCTGGCGATTTGCAGATCAATCTCTACGGATTCACCAGGAATGTCTGAAAGCATCAGAGTGCGGTCAAATGCGCCATCGTTAAAAAGATATAGACCGTTTTCAGGAAATTCTTCAAAGCTTCCAGGCTCAAATCCGGGCTCTGTTTTCGCCGATAATATGGGCGATGGCAGATCACTTGTGGGGACTTCTGAATTCAAATCAATGGAAGGTTGACCGACTATCAGTTCGAAGCCTGAGCCGGAAGCCTCAATCAGCTGATTGTCTTGATCATATAATAAGACCCGCAGATAAACTGCCCGCTGAGACTGAACCGGAAGAAATATCTCTGGAGCCAGGGTGAAATCACTTCCATGATTTTCAACTTCCTGATTATTTCCGTAACTGCCAAGGATTGATGCAAAATCAAGATTGAAGCTAATCGCCTTGCCAGGCAGTGTGCCTGTGGCGATCAGACCGATATCACTAATTTGCTCCTCATCACAGGAAGATTTTACTGTGGACAACTGCCAGACAATATGGTCCACGTTGTTAAAATCATGGTCCAGCCAGAATGATCGGACAGTATCCCCGGTTAAAGAGATCATTTCGCCATCATTAGTGGTATAGAGATTGGGGTCAATCTCAGGAGTTATATTGTTTTGGTTTTCGCTGGCGCTTGCATCCTGCTCAGGTTCTACATTTTCTTCAGGCTGAGTTTCGGTCGTAGCTTCTGTCTGGTTATTCGCATTATTTTCTTCGCTGGATTCAGTTGCCGGTGTAACAACGCTGAATATGTCTGACTGGTTATAGCCTAATAGGGCTGTTCCAACCCAGACGTTTATTCGAAAAAGACAGTTTTGCGATTCTGTATCCGGTATCGTGACTGTGGTTTCATCCTGATTGGCGATTCCGGTTGCCAGATCCATATAGGTAGCCCCGCCGTCACTACTGAATAAAACATCCACACTAACCTCCCGGCGAGTGTCAATTGACCATTTAAGTAAAAAATCTGAACCTGCGGTTAGCTTTTGGTCTTCTACCGGTGTCAGCACCTGAATTCCATTGGAAGGCGGGTTGACTGTTAATTCAGAAGGTAAAACATAAGGTTTGGTTGTAAGAGTAAAGTTTACTGTATCAGCCTCTTCATCTTCTGTCGGGGTGAACGCTTTAATGTATAACTGCATCTGGGGCTGACATCCTTCAGTAGCAATTTCACCGGTATTAATATCTCTGGACGGGGCTTCTATGAGGTCCACAATTTCGGCATAGCCAACTTCCGGATCAAGATAATAAGTGTCTGACTCATAATTTTCGATGGCTTCCTGGATACGCTTGGCTTCACATGATCTGAAGATGAACATCATAAGAACCAGCAGCAAAATCCCAACAGCAATAACCAAGAAGATACGGATCCACTGTTTTTTCTTTTGGTCCATAGTTCTCGCCTCCCTTTACAATCAATATACCCCTTGTCGGAAGCCTTTAACAAAGCGCAGGATAGATACAAATGTTTGGGCTATAGGATGAATAAACCAGTTGATAGTAACAATGAAGCAAGGAAACATTATACTTTATTTTTATTCCTACTAATTAATGGCAATATTTTCGTGAAACTTATTATTGCATTGGAGGGTGTTTTTTGGTAGAATTTTTATCGCTGTGAAAAATATCAGCACTCTGGAGAGTCTCGCGAAACGAGCGCCGAAGGTGTAGCCTGTAGATAATGCAGGTGATCTCTCAGGCAAAAGGACAGAGCAACGTAAAAGTTGTTCTCCTCTTCATTAATAAGAAGGAGGAAACAAAGATGTTTCAACAAATTAACTGTTTTCTGGTCTGGTTTGATGACCTGGTCTGGGGCCTGCCTCTGATCATTTTTATTCTGGCAGTTGGTATTATTTTAACCATTCGTTTGGGTGGGTTGCAGATCATACATTTACCCAAAGCCTTGAAGTTTATGGTCAAGAATGAAGCAGATGGAACAGGTGAAGTCAGTAGTTTTGGTGCTTTGTGTACTGCTCTTTCAGCAACCGTAGGAACCGGCAATATTGTCGGGGTTGCAACGGCTATCGTTGCTGGTGGTCCTGGTGCTCTTTTCTGGATGTGGATTGCCGCTTTTTTTGGTATGGCAACAAAGTATGCGGAAGGTTTATTGGCGGTAAAATACCGGGTGATAGAATCTGATGGTCATGTCCTGGGCGGTCCTTTTTACTATATCGAAAACGGTATGGGCAAAAAATGGGCATGGTTGGGCAAGGTATTTGCCTTTTTTGGAGCCGGTGTAGGTCTACTTGGGATTGGGACCTTTACCCAGGTAAACGGGATTGCCGGAGCGGTTAAAAACTTTTTTGATCCTAACAGCCTAACGACGGTTAATATTCTGGGCATGGATTATTCGATTAGTGTTCTGATCACCAGTGTTATTTTAACAATTCTGGTCGGATTGGTTGTCATTGGTGGAATTAAACGAATTGCCGGTGTTTCTCAAATTGTTGTTCCTTTTATGATTGTCATTTATGTGCTGTGCTGCCTGGTTATTCTGGT
This genomic interval from Eubacteriaceae bacterium ES3 contains the following:
- a CDS encoding sodium:alanine symporter family protein, which produces MFQQINCFLVWFDDLVWGLPLIIFILAVGIILTIRLGGLQIIHLPKALKFMVKNEADGTGEVSSFGALCTALSATVGTGNIVGVATAIVAGGPGALFWMWIAAFFGMATKYAEGLLAVKYRVIESDGHVLGGPFYYIENGMGKKWAWLGKVFAFFGAGVGLLGIGTFTQVNGIAGAVKNFFDPNSLTTVNILGMDYSISVLITSVILTILVGLVVIGGIKRIAGVSQIVVPFMIVIYVLCCLVILVFNAGKIPAALVEIFASAFGLRAVAGGALGAVIVAMQKGIARGIFSNEAGLGSAPIAAAAAQTKEPARQGLVSMTGTFLDTIVVCTMTGLAIVLTGSWNIGLEGVEVTTNAFQMGLPIPPQISSFILMTCLVFFAFTTILGWNYYGERCLEYLSNGNRKAVMTYRWLYILAVFIGPFMTVSAVWMIADIFNALMALPNLIAILALSGVVASETKAYLKRLKEEPSTGETKVEEEMAA
- a CDS encoding acyl-CoA dehydratase activase-related protein; protein product: MEQLHRLGIDIGSTTLKIVVLNRDANIIFSDYKRHFAQIPETLATMLQEAISQVGDLPVLAAITGSGGMTLNKALGIPHIHEVAAVTTALKQYAPATDVAIELGGEDAKIIYLTNGLEQRMNGICAGGTGSFIDQMATLLKTDANGLNILAKNSTTIYPIAARCGVFAKTDLQPLINEGVSQSDLSASIFQAVVNQTISGLACGRPIVGNVAFLGGPLSFLDGLKESFIRTLALKKNHIISPDHAHLFAAIGAASNISEQMPDDLSAILHQVLFGIQIPFENNRLEPLFKNDNQVQAFKTRHSQTTLTKRKLGNYTGDCYLGIDAGSTTTKLALIADDGSLLYSFYDNNQGSPVQTTSQALKELYRQLPQTAVIRQSCVTGYGESLLKAAFNLDLGEVETLAHYKAAQFFEPSVEAILDIGGQDMKFIRIKDQQIDSILLNEACSSGCGSFLETFAASLNLSIEDFSQLAMAAQNPVDLGNRCTVFMNSRVKQAQKEEANLSDIAAGLSYAVIKNALFKVIKLTDAQYLGQKVVVQGGSFLNDAVLRSFEMLTGLTAIRPQQAGIMGALGAALIARDSKEKSTLLSARQLEQLKISTVTERCKRCANACLLTINSFSDDRKHVSGNRCERGQTQHIPKYQKSNETGIHLKTVPNLYDYKLKRTFSYTSLPTDQAQRGKVGIPRVLNMYENYPFWHTFFTQLSYQVVLSPLSSHKIYELGMESMPSETACYPAKLAHGHVKWLISQGIDTIFYPCVAYERKEFCDANDHYNCPMVTSYPENIANNIDNLINFEKPFLSFESKRILKKRLLELFSTEKNIPVREVSSAVDAGWAELLQARADLSRKGEETLDFLEINGSRGIVLSGRPYHLDPAINHGIPDLIASYGVAVLTEDSISHLGRVDRPTLVLDQWMYHSRLYAAAAYVGTQDNLELVQLNSFGCGLDAVACDQVAEMLEKSNKTNTVLKIDEIKNTAAVRIRIRSLLAVLDQNRQSPSQRINTAHQRVIFTKAMKQNYTILAPQMSPIHFDFLTPVFKSCGYKFEFLQDFGPEVITLGLQYVNNDACFPSIIVVGQMMSALLSGQYDLSQIAVMMMQTGGGCRASNYIGFIRRALDKAGFSHIPVISLNPVGLEKNPGFSVSPKLLFNGLQGLIYGDVLSHLLLRTRPYELEAGSANNLYQKWRDRCIKTLESKTPWKDYKQNINEMVADFEVLALRQTVRKPRVGIVGEIYVKYLPTANNHLVNLLEADGVEVEVPGIFNFFSYCCYDYVFNARYLGKEKVLSHLGKASIKILEFLRKPASDALFSSQRFIPPTPISKLIDFAEPIISVGNHTGEGWFLSGEICELLDQGVNNIICVQPFGCLPSHVAGKGVLKVIRHLYPQANIVAVDYDAGASEVNQISRIKLMLSQASNKFKQT
- a CDS encoding NAD-dependent epimerase/dehydratase family protein, with protein sequence MKKRIFLLTGATGLLGGNIVRALVESCEEVHALVMPGDPAVSKMPENVEIIEGDLLDSESLEQFFYSENEADLIVIHAAGLVTLDPKPNENVRAVNVDGTKNIVEKCLKYKVKKLVYISSTSVIPELPHGQLISEVDSFNEDLVIGYYAKTKTMATKIVMEAVRNHNLDASIVFPSGIFGPNDYSYGLITSSVIMFAQGKIKISIGGTFNSVDARDLAHGVIACAQKGRKGEGYIMANRCYTFKQLIVSICDAAGIKRPRFNIPLLLLRPYAGLGGLYGKLTRTPSWFSHFTIYNLERNNNYDTQKAEAELGFICRTLNESIIDTVVWLKDVGKLK